Proteins encoded by one window of Salvia splendens isolate huo1 chromosome 7, SspV2, whole genome shotgun sequence:
- the LOC121811100 gene encoding glucomannan 4-beta-mannosyltransferase 1-like, which yields MAEMMGFVMEWAVGSTTAESMGRLWGTVEATFLARGVRLGLFISLIMSTMLFVEWLYIGFVVAYVKLYKKKPEKRYKWEPIRADPESENAAFPMVLVQIPIFNEKEVFKLSIGAACKLTWPADSLLIQVIDGSTDTLVKEMVEKECVRWASEGINIRYQSRNTREGFKAGALKEGMEYGYVKECQHVAIFDSDFQPDPDFLQRAVPFLLHNPDLALVQARWRFVNADECLLTRLQEMSLDYHFMAEQEVGSSVHEFFGFNGSGGIWRVAAMKEAGGWDDRTTAEDMDLAIRAALQGWKLLYVGNLEVKSELPSTLKAFRSQQYRWFCGPNNLFRKTMMDIARSKKISVWKKIYMIYNFFVVRKIIGHTCIFFSYCIVLPLTIVVAGVDVPKGGAVFVPCIITAINVALSTPRSLHLVVVWVLFECVMSFHLTKAIFTGLLGAKSANEWLVTEKLGDSAMRKKIQSEASANAPKRSLYQLIRSRILLSEVGFGMFLVMSGIYGFLFRNDYYFIYLFIQAFMFTVVGFGFLGKIIPS from the exons ATGGCAGAGATGATGGGTTTTGTGATGGAATGGGCGGTGGGATCGACAACGGCGGAGAGCATGGGGCGGTTGTGGGGCACAGTCGAAGCTACATTCTTGGCGCGAGGCGTGCGATTGGGTCTGTTTATTTCCTTGATAATGTCGACGATGCTGTTCGTGGAGTGGCTTTACATTGGGTTTGTTGTTGCATACGTCAAGCTGTATAAGAAGAAGCCCGAAAAGAGGTACAAATGGGAgcccattcgggctgacccagAATCTGAAAATGCTGCTTTTCCTATGGTTCTTGTTCAAATTCCCATCTTCAATGAAAAAGAG GTTTTCAAGCTTTCGATTGGTGCAGCATGTAAACTCACATGGCCTGCTGATAGTCTGCTCATTCAAGTCATCGATGGCTCTACCGACACTCTCGTCAAG GAAATGGTGGAGAAGGAATGTGTGAGGTGGGCAAGTGAGGGCATTAACATTAGATATCAAAGTAGAAACACAAGGGAAGGCTTCAAAGCCGGAGCACTCAAAGAAGGCATGGAGTATGGGTATGTTAAAGAATGCCAGCACGTTGCCATTTTCGACTCTGATTTTCAGCCCGACCCTGACTTTCTCCAACGTGCCGTCCCTTTTCTCCTTCACAATCCTGATCTCGCTCTCGTTCAAGCCCGTTGGAGGTTTG TGAATGCAGATGAATGCTTACTGACTAGACTGCAAGAAATGTCTCTGGACTATCACTTCATGGCTGAGCAAGAAGTCGGATCATCTGTCCATGAATTCTTCGGATTCAATG GAAGTGGTGGAATATGGAGAGTGGCAGCAATGAAAGAGGCTGGAGGGTGGGATGACAGAACCACTGCAGAAGACATGGATCTTGCCATTCGAGCTGCCCTACAAGGCTGGAAACTTCTATATGTAGGAAATCTTGAG GTGAAAAGTGAGCTTCCGTCTACTCTCAAAGCGTTTCGTTCACAGCAGTATCGTTGGTTCTGTGGCCCGAATAACTTGTTTAGGAAAACAATGATGGATATTGCTAGGAGCAAG AAAATCTCAGTGTGGAAGAAGATATATATGATATACAACTTCTTTGTGGTCAGAAAGATAATTGGGCATACTTGCATATTCTTTTCCTACTGCATAGTGCTTCCCTTGACGATTGTAGTAGCCGGGGTTGATGTTCCAAAAGGGGGCGCAGTTTTTGTGCCGTGCATCATCACTGCCATCAACGTAGCCTTGTCGACTCCAAG GTCACTCCATCTAGTGGTGGTTTGGGTGCTGTTCGAGTGTGTGATGTCGTTCCACCTCACCAAGGCCATATTCACGGGCTTGCTGGGAGCGAAGAGCGCTAATGAGTGGCTCGTCACTGAGAAGCTCGGAGATAGTGCAATGAGGAAGAAGATTCAGAGTGAAGCAAGTGCTAATGCACCTAAGAGATCACTCTATCAGCTCATCAGAAGCAG AATTTTGTTGAGCGAGGTGGGATTTGGGATGTTTCTTGTCATGAGTGGAATATATGGATTCCTATTTAGAAATGATTACTACTTCATATATCTATTCATTCAAGCCTTCATGTTTACAGTTGTGGGATTTGGGTTCCTTGGCAAAATAATTCCGAGTTAG